Proteins from one Xenorhabdus griffiniae genomic window:
- the lptM gene encoding LPS translocon maturation chaperone LptM: MKKQLRWSLAIITLLSLAGCGLKGPLYFPPAETSATQLPTHKMDQVQSEKLLENSLLKDNISMNA, translated from the coding sequence ATGAAAAAACAACTTCGTTGGTCACTGGCTATCATAACATTACTTTCTCTGGCTGGTTGTGGCTTGAAAGGGCCTCTCTATTTTCCTCCAGCGGAAACATCTGCAACACAGCTACCTACGCATAAAATGGATCAGGTGCAGTCAGAAAAGTTGTTAGAAAACAGCTTATTAAAAGACAATATATCGATGAATGCATAA